A region from the Citrobacter koseri ATCC BAA-895 genome encodes:
- the mscL gene encoding large-conductance mechanosensitive channel protein MscL — MSFIKEFREFAMRGNVVDLAVGVIIGAAFGKIVSSLVADIIMPPLGLLIGGIDFKQFAFTLREAQGDIPAVVMHYGVFIQNVFDFVIVAFAIFMAIKLINKLNRKKEEPTEAPAPTTEEVLLSEIRDLLKEQNNRS; from the coding sequence ATGAGCTTTATTAAAGAGTTTCGCGAATTCGCGATGCGCGGGAATGTTGTTGATTTGGCAGTGGGTGTGATTATTGGTGCGGCATTCGGGAAGATCGTTTCTTCTCTGGTTGCTGATATCATTATGCCGCCTCTGGGTTTGTTAATTGGCGGGATCGATTTTAAACAGTTTGCCTTTACGCTACGCGAAGCGCAGGGAGATATCCCGGCAGTCGTGATGCATTACGGTGTGTTTATTCAGAACGTCTTTGATTTTGTTATTGTGGCGTTTGCTATCTTCATGGCTATCAAACTGATCAACAAACTGAATCGTAAGAAAGAAGAACCGACGGAAGCGCCAGCGCCGACAACGGAAGAAGTATTGCTTTCTGAGATCCGCGATCTTCTGAAAGAACAAAACAACCGTTCTTAA
- the arfA gene encoding alternative ribosome-rescue factor ArfA produces MSRYQHTKGQIKDNAIEALLHDPLFRQRVEKNKKGKGSYLRKGKHGNRGNWEASGKKVNHFFTTGFLLIKAC; encoded by the coding sequence ATGAGTCGTTATCAGCATACGAAAGGGCAGATAAAAGACAACGCCATTGAGGCATTACTGCACGATCCGCTTTTCAGACAACGTGTTGAAAAAAATAAGAAAGGGAAAGGAAGTTATCTGCGTAAAGGCAAACATGGCAATCGGGGTAACTGGGAGGCCAGTGGCAAGAAAGTGAATCACTTTTTTACCACTGGCTTTCTGCTTATTAAGGCTTGTTAA
- the zntR gene encoding Zn(2+)-responsive transcriptional regulator, translated as MYRIGELAKLAEVTPDTIRYYEKQQMMEHEVRTEGGFRLYTENDLQRLKFIRYARQLGFTLESIRELLSIRVDPEHHTCQESKGIVQERLKEVESRIAELQSMQRSLQRLNDACCGTAHSSVYCSILEALEQGASGVKQEC; from the coding sequence ATGTATCGTATTGGTGAACTGGCAAAGCTGGCAGAAGTGACGCCTGATACCATCCGCTACTATGAAAAGCAGCAGATGATGGAGCATGAAGTGCGTACGGAAGGTGGTTTCCGACTCTACACGGAAAACGATCTTCAGCGCCTTAAGTTTATCCGCTATGCCCGGCAGTTGGGCTTTACGCTTGAGTCGATCCGAGAACTGTTGTCGATCCGTGTCGATCCTGAACACCATACCTGCCAGGAGTCGAAAGGAATCGTGCAGGAAAGGCTGAAAGAGGTCGAATCACGAATTGCGGAATTACAGAGTATGCAGCGTTCATTGCAGAGGCTGAACGATGCCTGCTGTGGAACGGCACACAGCAGCGTCTATTGTTCAATTCTGGAAGCACTGGAACAAGGTGCCAGCGGAGTAAAGCAGGAGTGTTGA
- a CDS encoding DUF1992 domain-containing protein gives MWLLDQWAEHHIIDAQTKGEFDNLPGSGEPLALDDDSHVPPELRTGYRLLKNAGCLPPELEQRKEAIQLLDLLKGIRQDDPRYQEVSRRLSLLELKLRQAGLSTGFLRGEYADKLLHKINDD, from the coding sequence ATGTGGTTACTGGACCAGTGGGCAGAGCACCATATTATCGATGCACAGACTAAAGGTGAGTTTGATAATCTGCCCGGCAGCGGTGAGCCGCTGGCCCTGGATGATGACTCACATGTGCCGCCTGAATTACGGACTGGCTACCGTTTACTCAAAAATGCCGGTTGCCTTCCCCCGGAGCTTGAACAGCGTAAAGAAGCCATTCAGCTACTGGATCTACTTAAAGGTATTCGTCAGGACGATCCACGGTATCAGGAAGTGAGCCGTCGTTTATCGCTCCTTGAACTAAAACTACGACAGGCGGGGCTGAGTACCGGGTTTTTACGCGGTGAATATGCAGATAAATTGCTGCATAAGATTAATGATGACTAA
- the rplQ gene encoding 50S ribosomal protein L17, whose amino-acid sequence MRHRKSGRQLNRNSSHRQAMFRNMAGSLVRHEIIKTTLPKAKELRRVVEPLITLAKTDSVANRRLAFARTRDNEIVAKLFNELGPRFASRAGGYTRILKCGFRAGDNAPMAYIELVDRSESKAEAAAE is encoded by the coding sequence ATGCGCCATCGTAAGAGTGGTCGTCAACTGAACCGCAACAGCAGCCATCGCCAGGCTATGTTCCGCAACATGGCAGGTTCACTGGTTCGTCATGAGATCATCAAGACGACCCTGCCTAAAGCGAAAGAGCTGCGTCGCGTAGTTGAGCCGCTGATTACTCTTGCCAAGACTGATAGCGTAGCTAATCGTCGTCTGGCATTCGCCCGTACTCGTGATAACGAGATCGTGGCAAAACTGTTTAACGAACTGGGCCCGCGTTTCGCGAGCCGCGCCGGTGGTTACACTCGCATTCTGAAGTGTGGCTTCCGTGCAGGCGACAACGCGCCGATGGCATACATCGAGCTGGTTGATCGTTCTGAGTCGAAAGCAGAAGCTGCTGCAGAGTAA
- a CDS encoding DNA-directed RNA polymerase subunit alpha codes for MQGSVTEFLKPRLVDIEQVSSTHAKVTLEPLERGFGHTLGNALRRILLSSMPGCAVTEVEIDGVLHEYSTKEGVQEDILEILLNLKGLAVRVQGKDEVILTLNKSGIGPVTAADITHDGDVEIVKPQHVICHLTDENASISMRIKVQRGRGYVPASTRIHSEEDERPIGRLLVDACYSPVERIAYNVEAARVEQRTDLDKLVIEMETNGTIDPEEAIRRAATILAEQLEAFVDLRDVRQPEVKEEKPEFDPILLRPVDDLELTVRSANCLKAEAIHYIGDLVQRTEVELLKTPNLGKKSLTEIKDVLASRGLSLGMRLENWPPASIADE; via the coding sequence ATGCAGGGTTCTGTGACAGAGTTTCTAAAACCGCGCCTGGTAGATATCGAGCAAGTGAGTTCGACGCACGCCAAGGTGACCCTTGAGCCTTTAGAGCGTGGCTTTGGCCATACTCTGGGTAACGCACTGCGCCGTATTCTGCTCTCATCGATGCCGGGTTGCGCGGTGACCGAGGTTGAGATTGATGGTGTACTACATGAGTACAGCACCAAAGAAGGCGTTCAGGAAGACATCCTGGAAATCCTGCTCAACCTGAAAGGGCTGGCGGTGAGAGTTCAGGGTAAAGATGAAGTTATTCTTACCTTGAATAAATCTGGCATTGGCCCTGTGACTGCAGCCGACATTACCCATGACGGGGATGTCGAAATCGTCAAGCCGCAGCACGTGATCTGCCACCTGACCGATGAGAACGCGTCTATTAGCATGCGTATCAAAGTTCAGCGCGGTCGTGGTTATGTGCCGGCTTCTACCCGAATTCATTCGGAAGAAGATGAGCGCCCAATCGGCCGTCTGCTGGTCGACGCATGCTACAGCCCTGTAGAGCGTATTGCCTACAATGTTGAAGCAGCGCGTGTAGAACAGCGTACCGACCTGGACAAGCTGGTCATCGAAATGGAAACCAACGGCACAATCGATCCTGAAGAGGCGATTCGTCGTGCGGCAACCATTCTGGCTGAACAACTGGAAGCTTTCGTTGACTTACGTGATGTACGTCAGCCGGAAGTGAAAGAAGAGAAACCAGAATTCGATCCGATCCTGCTGCGCCCTGTTGACGATCTGGAATTGACTGTCCGCTCTGCTAACTGCCTTAAAGCAGAAGCTATCCACTATATCGGTGATCTGGTACAGCGTACCGAGGTTGAGCTTCTTAAGACGCCTAACCTAGGTAAAAAATCTCTTACTGAGATTAAAGACGTGCTGGCTTCCCGTGGACTGTCTCTGGGCATGCGCCTGGAAAACTGGCCACCGGCAAGCATCGCTGACGAGTAA
- the rpsD gene encoding 30S ribosomal protein S4, with product MARYLGPKLKLSRREGTDLFLKSGVRAIDTKCKIEQAPGQHGARKPRLSDYGVQLREKQKVRRIYGVLERQFRNYYKEAARLKGNTGENLLALLEGRLDNVVYRMGFGATRAEARQLVSHKAIMVNGRVVNIASYQVSPNDVVSIREKAKKQSRVKAALELAEQREKPTWLEVDAGKMEGTFKRKPERSDLSADINEHLIVELYSK from the coding sequence ATGGCAAGATATTTGGGTCCTAAGCTCAAGCTGAGCCGTCGTGAGGGCACCGACTTATTCCTTAAGTCTGGCGTTCGCGCGATCGATACCAAGTGTAAAATTGAACAAGCTCCTGGCCAGCACGGTGCGCGTAAACCGCGTCTGTCTGACTATGGTGTGCAGTTGCGTGAAAAGCAAAAAGTTCGCCGTATCTATGGTGTGCTGGAGCGTCAGTTCCGTAACTACTACAAAGAAGCAGCGCGTCTGAAAGGCAACACCGGTGAAAACCTGTTGGCTCTGCTGGAAGGTCGTCTGGACAACGTTGTATACCGTATGGGCTTCGGCGCCACTCGTGCAGAAGCACGCCAGCTGGTTAGCCATAAAGCAATTATGGTAAACGGTCGTGTTGTTAACATCGCTTCTTATCAGGTTAGTCCGAATGACGTTGTTAGCATTCGTGAGAAAGCGAAGAAGCAGTCTCGCGTGAAAGCCGCTCTGGAGCTGGCTGAGCAGCGTGAAAAGCCAACCTGGCTGGAAGTTGATGCTGGCAAGATGGAAGGTACGTTTAAGCGTAAGCCTGAGCGTTCTGATCTGTCTGCGGACATTAACGAACACCTGATCGTCGAGCTTTACTCCAAGTAA
- the rpsK gene encoding 30S ribosomal protein S11: protein MAKAPIRARKRVRKQVSDGVAHIHASFNNTIVTITDRQGNALGWATAGGSGFRGSRKSTPFAAQVAAERCADAVKEYGIKNLEVMVKGPGPGRESTIRALNAAGFRITNITDVTPIPHNGCRPPKKRRV from the coding sequence ATGGCAAAGGCACCAATTCGTGCACGTAAACGTGTAAGAAAACAAGTCTCTGACGGCGTGGCTCATATCCATGCTTCTTTCAACAACACCATCGTGACTATCACTGATCGTCAGGGTAACGCGCTGGGTTGGGCAACAGCCGGTGGTTCCGGTTTCCGTGGTTCTCGCAAATCCACTCCGTTTGCAGCTCAGGTTGCAGCAGAGCGTTGCGCTGACGCCGTAAAAGAATACGGTATCAAGAATCTGGAAGTTATGGTTAAAGGTCCGGGTCCAGGTCGCGAATCTACCATTCGTGCACTGAACGCCGCTGGTTTCCGCATCACTAATATTACTGATGTGACTCCGATCCCTCATAACGGTTGTCGTCCGCCGAAAAAACGTCGCGTATAA
- the rpsM gene encoding 30S ribosomal protein S13, whose amino-acid sequence MARIAGINIPDQKHAVIALTSIYGVGKTRSKAILAAAGIAENVKISELSEEQIDTLRDEVAKFVVEGDLRREISMSIKRLMDLGCYRGLRHRRGLPVRGQRTKTNARTRKGPRKPIKK is encoded by the coding sequence GTGGCCCGTATAGCAGGCATTAACATTCCTGATCAGAAACATGCTGTGATCGCGTTAACTTCGATCTACGGCGTCGGTAAGACCCGTTCTAAAGCCATTCTGGCTGCAGCGGGTATCGCTGAAAATGTTAAGATCAGTGAGCTGTCTGAAGAACAAATCGACACGCTGCGTGACGAAGTTGCCAAATTTGTCGTTGAAGGTGATCTGCGCCGTGAAATCAGCATGAGCATCAAGCGCCTGATGGATCTTGGTTGCTATCGCGGTTTGCGTCATCGTCGTGGTCTCCCGGTTCGCGGTCAGCGTACCAAGACCAACGCACGTACCCGTAAGGGTCCGCGCAAACCGATCAAGAAATAA
- the rpmJ gene encoding 50S ribosomal protein L36, with protein sequence MKVRASVKKLCRNCKIVKRDGVIRVICSAEPKHKQRQG encoded by the coding sequence ATGAAAGTTCGTGCTTCCGTCAAGAAATTATGCCGTAACTGCAAAATCGTTAAGCGTGATGGCGTCATCCGCGTGATTTGCAGTGCCGAGCCGAAGCATAAACAGCGCCAAGGCTGA
- the secY gene encoding preprotein translocase subunit SecY: MAKQPGLDFQSAKGGLGELKRRLLFVIGALIVFRIGSFIPIPGIDAAVLAKLLEQQRGTIIEMFNMFSGGALSRASIFALGIMPYISASIIIQLLTVVHPTLAEIKKEGESGRRKISQYTRYGTLVLAIFQSIGIATGLPNMPGMQGLVMNPGFAFYFTAVVSLVTGTMFLMWLGEQITERGIGNGISIIIFAGIVAGLPPAIAHTIEQARQGDLHFLVLLLVAVLVFAVTFFVVFVERGQRRIVVNYAKRQQGRRVYAAQSTHLPLKVNMAGVIPAIFASSIILFPATIASWFGGGTGWNWLTTISLYLQPGQPLYVLLYASAIIFFCFFYTALVFNPRETADNLKKSGAFVPGIRPGEQTAKYIDKVMTRLTLVGALYITFICLIPEFMRDAMKVPFYFGGTSLLIVVVVIMDFMAQVQTLMMSSQYESALKKANLKGYGR, translated from the coding sequence ATGGCTAAACAACCGGGATTAGATTTTCAAAGCGCCAAAGGTGGCTTAGGCGAGCTGAAACGCAGACTGCTGTTTGTTATCGGCGCGCTGATTGTGTTCCGTATTGGCTCTTTTATTCCGATCCCTGGTATTGATGCCGCTGTACTTGCCAAACTGCTTGAGCAACAGCGAGGCACCATCATTGAAATGTTTAACATGTTCTCTGGTGGTGCACTCAGCCGTGCTTCTATCTTTGCTCTGGGTATCATGCCGTATATTTCGGCGTCGATTATTATCCAGCTGCTGACGGTGGTTCACCCAACGCTGGCAGAAATTAAGAAAGAAGGGGAGTCTGGTCGTCGTAAGATCAGCCAGTACACCCGCTACGGTACTCTGGTGCTGGCGATATTCCAGTCGATCGGTATTGCTACCGGTCTGCCGAATATGCCTGGTATGCAAGGCCTGGTAATGAATCCGGGCTTTGCATTCTATTTCACCGCTGTTGTAAGTCTGGTTACAGGAACCATGTTCCTGATGTGGTTGGGCGAACAGATTACTGAACGTGGTATCGGCAACGGTATCTCAATCATTATCTTCGCCGGTATTGTCGCGGGACTCCCGCCAGCCATTGCCCATACTATCGAGCAAGCGCGTCAAGGCGACCTGCACTTCCTCGTGTTGCTGTTGGTTGCAGTATTAGTATTTGCAGTGACGTTCTTTGTTGTATTTGTTGAGCGTGGTCAACGCCGCATTGTGGTAAACTACGCAAAACGTCAGCAGGGTCGTCGTGTCTATGCTGCACAGAGCACACATTTACCGCTGAAAGTGAATATGGCGGGGGTAATCCCGGCAATTTTCGCTTCCAGTATTATTCTGTTCCCGGCAACCATCGCGTCATGGTTCGGGGGCGGTACTGGTTGGAACTGGCTGACAACAATTTCGCTGTATTTGCAGCCTGGGCAACCGCTTTATGTGTTACTCTATGCGTCTGCAATCATCTTCTTCTGTTTCTTCTACACGGCGTTGGTTTTCAACCCGCGTGAAACAGCAGATAACCTGAAGAAGTCCGGTGCATTTGTACCAGGAATTCGTCCGGGAGAGCAAACGGCGAAGTATATCGATAAAGTAATGACCCGCCTGACTTTGGTTGGTGCGCTTTACATTACCTTTATCTGCCTGATCCCGGAGTTCATGCGTGATGCAATGAAAGTACCGTTCTACTTTGGTGGGACCTCACTGCTTATCGTTGTCGTCGTGATTATGGACTTTATGGCTCAAGTGCAAACTCTGATGATGTCCAGTCAGTATGAGTCTGCATTGAAGAAGGCGAACCTGAAAGGCTACGGCCGTTAA
- the rplO gene encoding 50S ribosomal protein L15 → MRLNTLSPAEGSKKAGKRLGRGIGSGLGKTGGRGHKGQKSRSGGGVRRGFEGGQMPLYRRLPKFGFTSRKAAITAEVRLSDLAKVEGGVVDLNTLKAANIIGIQIEFAKVILAGEVTTPVTVRGLRVTKGARAAIEAAGGKIEE, encoded by the coding sequence ATGCGTTTAAATACTCTGTCTCCGGCCGAAGGCTCCAAAAAGGCGGGTAAACGCCTGGGTCGTGGTATCGGTTCTGGCCTCGGTAAAACCGGTGGTCGTGGTCACAAAGGTCAGAAGTCTCGTTCTGGCGGTGGCGTACGTCGCGGTTTCGAGGGTGGTCAGATGCCTCTGTACCGTCGTCTGCCGAAATTCGGCTTCACTTCTCGCAAAGCAGCGATTACAGCCGAAGTTCGTCTGTCTGACCTGGCTAAAGTAGAAGGCGGCGTAGTAGACCTGAACACGCTGAAAGCGGCTAACATTATCGGTATCCAGATCGAGTTCGCGAAAGTGATCCTGGCTGGTGAAGTCACTACTCCGGTAACTGTTCGTGGCCTGCGTGTTACTAAAGGCGCTCGTGCTGCTATCGAAGCTGCTGGCGGTAAAATCGAGGAATAA
- the rpmD gene encoding 50S ribosomal protein L30, with protein MAKTIKITQTRSAIGRLPKHKATLLGLGLRRIGHTVEREDTPAVRGMVNAVSFMVKVEE; from the coding sequence ATGGCAAAGACTATTAAAATTACTCAAACCCGCAGTGCAATCGGTCGTCTGCCGAAACACAAGGCAACGCTGCTTGGCCTGGGTCTGCGTCGTATTGGTCACACCGTAGAGCGCGAGGATACTCCTGCTGTTCGTGGTATGGTCAACGCGGTTTCCTTCATGGTTAAAGTTGAGGAGTAA
- the rpsE gene encoding 30S ribosomal protein S5 yields MAHIEKQAGELQEKLIAVNRVSKTVKGGRIFSFTALTVVGDGNGRVGFGYGKAREVPAAIQKAMEKARRNMINVALNNGTLQHPVKGVHTGSRVFMQPASEGTGIIAGGAMRAVLEVAGVHNVLAKAYGSTNPINVVRATIDGLENMNSPEMVAAKRGKSVEEILGK; encoded by the coding sequence ATGGCTCACATCGAAAAACAAGCTGGCGAACTGCAGGAAAAGCTGATCGCGGTAAACCGCGTATCTAAAACCGTTAAAGGTGGTCGTATTTTCTCCTTCACAGCTCTGACTGTAGTTGGCGATGGTAACGGTCGCGTTGGTTTTGGTTACGGTAAAGCGCGTGAAGTTCCAGCAGCGATCCAGAAAGCGATGGAAAAAGCCCGTCGCAATATGATTAACGTCGCGCTGAACAACGGCACCCTGCAACACCCGGTTAAAGGTGTTCACACGGGTTCTCGTGTATTCATGCAGCCAGCTTCCGAAGGTACCGGTATCATCGCCGGTGGTGCAATGCGCGCCGTTTTGGAAGTTGCTGGGGTTCATAACGTTCTGGCTAAAGCATATGGTTCCACCAACCCGATCAACGTGGTTCGTGCAACTATTGATGGCCTGGAAAATATGAATTCTCCAGAAATGGTCGCTGCCAAGCGTGGTAAATCCGTTGAAGAAATTCTGGGGAAATAA
- the rplR gene encoding 50S ribosomal protein L18 encodes MDKKSARIRRATRARRKLQELGATRLVVHRTPRHIYAQVIAPNGSEVLVAASTVEKAIAEQLKYTGNKDAAAAVGKAVAERALEKGIKDVSFDRSGFQYHGRVQALADAAREAGLQF; translated from the coding sequence ATGGATAAGAAATCTGCTCGTATCCGTCGTGCGACCCGCGCACGCCGCAAGCTCCAGGAGCTGGGCGCAACTCGCCTGGTGGTACATCGTACCCCGCGTCACATTTACGCACAGGTAATTGCACCGAACGGTTCTGAAGTTCTGGTAGCTGCTTCTACTGTAGAAAAAGCTATCGCTGAACAACTGAAGTACACCGGTAACAAAGACGCGGCTGCAGCTGTGGGTAAAGCTGTCGCTGAACGCGCTCTGGAAAAAGGCATCAAAGATGTGTCCTTTGACCGTTCCGGGTTCCAATATCATGGTCGTGTCCAGGCACTGGCAGATGCTGCCCGTGAAGCTGGCCTTCAGTTCTAA
- the rplF gene encoding 50S ribosomal protein L6, with protein MSRVAKAPVVVPAGVDVKINGQVITIKGKNGELTRTLNDAVEVKHADNALTFGPRDGYVDGWAQAGTARALLNSMVIGVTEGFTKKLQLVGVGYRAAVKGNVVNLSLGFSHPVDHQLPAGITAECPTQTEIVLKGADKQVIGQVAADLRAYRRPEPYKGKGVRYADEVVRTKEAKKK; from the coding sequence ATGTCTCGTGTTGCTAAAGCACCGGTCGTTGTTCCTGCCGGCGTTGATGTAAAAATCAACGGTCAGGTTATTACGATCAAAGGTAAAAACGGCGAGCTGACTCGTACTCTCAACGATGCTGTTGAAGTTAAACATGCAGATAATGCACTGACCTTCGGTCCGCGTGATGGTTACGTAGACGGTTGGGCTCAGGCTGGTACCGCGCGTGCCCTGCTGAACTCAATGGTTATCGGTGTTACCGAAGGCTTCACTAAGAAGCTGCAGCTGGTTGGTGTAGGTTATCGTGCAGCGGTTAAAGGGAATGTAGTAAACCTGTCCTTAGGTTTCTCTCACCCGGTTGACCACCAGCTGCCAGCAGGTATTACTGCAGAATGTCCGACTCAGACTGAAATCGTGCTGAAAGGTGCTGATAAGCAGGTGATCGGTCAGGTTGCAGCAGATCTGCGCGCCTACCGTCGTCCTGAGCCTTACAAAGGCAAGGGTGTTCGTTACGCCGACGAAGTCGTGCGTACCAAAGAGGCTAAGAAGAAGTAA
- the rpsH gene encoding 30S ribosomal protein S8, translated as MSMQDPIADMLTRIRNGQAANKAAVTMPSSKLKVAIANVLKEEGFIEDFKVEGDTKPELELTLKYFQGKAVVESIQRVSRPGLRIYKRKDELPKVMAGLGIAVVSTSKGVMTDRAARQAGLGGEIICYVA; from the coding sequence ATGAGCATGCAAGATCCGATCGCGGATATGCTGACCCGTATCCGTAACGGTCAGGCCGCGAACAAAGCTGCGGTCACCATGCCTTCCTCCAAGCTGAAAGTGGCAATTGCCAACGTGCTGAAGGAAGAAGGTTTTATCGAAGATTTTAAAGTTGAAGGCGACACCAAGCCGGAACTGGAACTGACTCTTAAGTATTTCCAGGGTAAAGCTGTTGTAGAAAGCATTCAGCGTGTCAGCCGCCCAGGTCTGCGCATCTACAAACGTAAAGATGAGCTGCCGAAAGTTATGGCGGGTCTGGGTATCGCAGTTGTTTCTACCTCTAAAGGTGTTATGACTGATCGTGCAGCGCGCCAGGCTGGTCTTGGTGGCGAAATTATCTGCTACGTAGCCTAA
- the rpsN gene encoding 30S ribosomal protein S14, protein MAKQSMKAREVKRVALADKYFAKRAELKAIISDVNASDEDRWNAVLKLQTLPRDSSPSRQRNRCRQTGRPHGYVGKFGLSRIKLREAAMRGEVPGLKKASW, encoded by the coding sequence ATGGCTAAGCAATCAATGAAAGCACGCGAAGTAAAACGCGTAGCTTTAGCTGATAAATACTTCGCGAAACGCGCTGAACTGAAAGCGATCATCTCTGATGTGAACGCTTCCGACGAAGATCGTTGGAACGCTGTTCTTAAGCTGCAGACTCTGCCGCGTGATTCCAGCCCGTCTCGTCAGCGTAACCGCTGCCGTCAAACAGGTCGTCCACATGGTTATGTGGGCAAGTTCGGGTTGAGCCGTATCAAGTTACGTGAAGCCGCTATGCGCGGTGAAGTACCAGGCTTGAAAAAGGCTAGCTGGTAA
- the rplE gene encoding 50S ribosomal protein L5 — MAKLHDYYKDEVVNKLMTEFNYNSVMQVPRVEKITLNMGVGEAIADKKLLDNAAADLAAISGQKPLITKARKSVAGFKIRQGYPIGCKVTLRGERMWEFFERLITIAVPRIRDFRGLSAKSFDGRGNYSMGVREQIIFPEIDYDKVDRVRGLDITITTTAKSDEEGRALLAAFDFPFRK; from the coding sequence ATGGCGAAACTGCATGATTACTACAAAGACGAAGTAGTTAATAAACTCATGACTGAGTTTAACTACAATTCTGTCATGCAAGTCCCTCGGGTCGAGAAGATCACCCTGAACATGGGTGTTGGTGAAGCGATCGCTGACAAGAAACTGCTGGATAACGCAGCAGCTGACCTGGCAGCAATCTCCGGTCAAAAGCCGTTGATCACCAAAGCACGCAAATCTGTTGCAGGCTTCAAAATCCGTCAGGGCTATCCGATCGGCTGTAAAGTAACTCTGCGTGGCGAACGCATGTGGGAGTTCTTTGAGCGCCTGATCACTATTGCTGTACCGCGTATCCGTGACTTCCGTGGCCTGTCCGCTAAGTCTTTCGACGGTCGTGGTAACTACAGCATGGGTGTCCGTGAGCAGATCATCTTCCCAGAAATCGACTACGATAAAGTCGACCGCGTTCGTGGTTTGGATATTACCATTACCACTACTGCGAAATCTGACGAAGAAGGCCGTGCTCTGCTGGCTGCCTTTGACTTCCCGTTCCGCAAGTAA
- the rplX gene encoding 50S ribosomal protein L24, whose protein sequence is MAAKIRRDDEVIVLTGKDKGKRGKVKNVLSSGKVIVEGINLVKKHQKPVPALNQPGGIVEKEAAIQVSNIAIFNAATGKADRVGFRFEDGKKVRFFKSNSETIK, encoded by the coding sequence ATGGCAGCGAAAATCCGTCGTGATGACGAAGTTATCGTGTTAACCGGTAAAGATAAAGGTAAACGCGGTAAAGTTAAGAATGTCCTGTCTTCCGGCAAGGTCATTGTTGAAGGTATCAACCTGGTTAAGAAACACCAGAAGCCGGTTCCGGCTCTGAACCAACCGGGTGGCATCGTTGAAAAAGAAGCCGCTATTCAGGTTTCCAACATTGCAATCTTCAATGCGGCAACCGGTAAGGCTGACCGTGTAGGCTTTAGATTCGAAGACGGTAAAAAAGTCCGTTTCTTCAAATCTAACAGCGAAACTATCAAGTAA
- the rplN gene encoding 50S ribosomal protein L14 yields the protein MIQEQTMLNVADNSGARRVMCIKVLGGSHRRYAGVGDIIKITIKEAIPRGKVKKGDVLKAVVVRTKKGVRRPDGSVIRFDGNACVILNNNSEQPIGTRIFGPVTRELRTEKFMKIISLAPEVL from the coding sequence ATGATCCAAGAACAGACTATGCTGAACGTCGCCGACAACTCCGGTGCACGTCGCGTAATGTGTATCAAGGTTCTGGGTGGCTCGCACCGTCGCTACGCAGGCGTAGGCGACATCATCAAGATCACCATCAAAGAAGCAATTCCGCGTGGTAAGGTCAAAAAAGGTGATGTGCTGAAGGCGGTAGTGGTGCGCACCAAGAAGGGTGTTCGTCGCCCGGACGGTTCTGTCATTCGCTTCGATGGTAATGCATGCGTTATTCTGAACAATAACAGCGAGCAGCCTATCGGTACGCGTATTTTTGGGCCGGTAACTCGTGAGCTTCGTACCGAGAAGTTCATGAAAATTATCTCTCTGGCACCAGAAGTACTCTAA
- the rpsQ gene encoding 30S ribosomal protein S17 yields MTDKIRTLQGRVVSDKMEKSIVVAIERFVKHPIYGKFIKRTTKLHVHDENNECGTGDVVEIRECRPLSKTKSWTLVRVVEKAVL; encoded by the coding sequence ATGACCGATAAAATCCGTACTCTGCAAGGTCGCGTTGTTAGCGACAAAATGGAGAAATCCATTGTTGTTGCTATCGAACGTTTTGTGAAACACCCGATCTACGGTAAATTCATCAAGCGTACGACCAAACTGCACGTACATGACGAGAACAACGAATGTGGTACCGGTGACGTGGTTGAAATCCGCGAATGCCGCCCACTGTCCAAGACTAAGTCCTGGACGCTGGTTCGCGTTGTAGAGAAAGCGGTTCTGTAA